The following nucleotide sequence is from Apium graveolens cultivar Ventura chromosome 4, ASM990537v1, whole genome shotgun sequence.
tacgagaatattttattttaaatccttagtgatttagggtataccgagttaaccagctgtaggggtactacagccatgtcattgcggcaccagtgacatgacacttccgtgacagtgtgattggtcacggcgtatccttctgttaactcttgggaggagcttttgcgcatttgatatttgttcaggatacgtgggtgcacccagagtttgatttgtgatttgatttatggtgacgttgtatatgtcatacacgttatccattctgttgcacgcattaggtaccctatgatgtgtgtatttgtatctattctgatctcggtatgaaatatcctaacccctcattgcttcagccttacttatttttaaaattgttattttattataaattgctgattatttatttctgatctcttgatttataaactgtattccaaatctgtactgggcgtttggctcatgccgtattctttttatggcaggtgcttagggggaaTCTTGGACTGTGCGATGGAGAGGTACCCCATTTATTGATTAGGATTTCATACTTTATTAGTAtctagatttaattatttatttagagatTTTAACATGTATATGATTGGTTAGACAGTTtagagatttaatattattttggagattttaactgtttaattattgtttagaaatatattagtgctctgtttgcaggtttacGGATTTTAGGTAATATCTCCTTCTATTTTAAAGAAGGTGGTGTTACAGAgatggcatcagagcttaggttctttcttgtagaaaacctacttaggttgacctgtgagtttgggtagacgataggatgggTGTTCTATTTAATTTTGTTTCATTTTGCTCTTTATCATTTCATTCCCCTTCATCATTTTGAAATCTGATTGTAACTGCTTCATCGTATTTGTTCTCGTAATCTTCATTCGTTCATTatcttatattgtagatgcctTCTAGACGTGATCCTTTTCACATTGACCCCGCTCAGCTTACTGAGATGATAGGGCAAGCAGTGGCTCAGGCTGTACAGCAGGCTTTGGCaaaccaaggaaatcagaatggcgagGGAAATCAAAATGGAAAGGAAATCATAATGGCGAAGGAAATCGGAATggacaaggaaatcagaatggcaaTGAAAATCAGAATCAGAATGGTCAGGGCCATCAGTTGGAGCCGTTTGTATGGTTGGAGAGGTTTGTGAAGCAGAAACCAGACTCTTTTAGTTCACCACTGACTCCTATTGAtgctgaaaattggattgttcatctcgagaagatttttgatgcattgggttgtgatgagattcagaaggtcAGGTTAGTTGTGTATAAGTTGGAGGGGGATGCTCAGAGGTGGTGGAGAGGAGTGAAAGCTACCAGAGGGGAGATGTATGCAGAGATTTTGGAATGGCAGGGATTCAAGGAGGTGTTCTATGAGAAGTACTTCTCTAATGCTGATAGGGAGGCTTATTTGAGGGAGTTTCATTCTATTGCGCAGCACCATGATGAGAGCATTACTGATTATATGGCGAGGTTTATAAGGTTGGCTGGATTTGCTGGGACAGTTGCAGGGACTGCTGCACAACAGTCTGATAAATTTAAATGGGGGTTGAAGTCTTATCTGAGGGGttccataatttcttttaaatttgataatgtggcagAAGTGGTTGATGCAACAAAGGATGTTGAGAAGGAGAGCATAGATTTCAGGACTTTCAGGTCTAATAGTGGTAGTAAGAGGGCTAGGGATGATCAGGGTTTTGTACAGGGTAGACAGTGGTATGGAAGTCAGAGTGGTCAGCAGGGACAGTGGCGCGGACAGAATCAGAATAGGGGTGGTCAGTCATTCCATGGCCGGAATCAGTATGTTGGTCAGAATCATAATTAGCAATTTTTGCGACAAAAGCATCCTAGGCAGTGGTAGAATCAACAACAGGGTCAGAGTCGTTACTCAGTGTATGGGGGAAACCCCAATATGATTTCAGTGGCTCCTTGTGCTACATGTGGTGGACATCATCCAGATAGAGCTTGTTACAGACAGACTGTGGCTTGTTTCTTGTATGGTAGCATTTCCCATAGGGCAAAAGATTATACAGTGTCGCGCAACACTGGTGGAGGAGGAGCTGGCGGTGGTAGTGGCAGTCAGCAGAATCCTATAGCCAGAGTGTTTGCATTGACTGCAAATTAAGCAGAAGCTAATTCAGGTACCGTTTCAGAAACACTTCTTGTTGGTAGACGTGAtgcttatgtgttatttgatactgGTTCGGCCTATTCGATTGTGTCTTTATTGTTTGTTCGTCATCTTGGCGTTGCACCTTCATTATTATATCCTCATATGTCTATTGCTACCCCGATGGGGAATTCTATTATTATATTTGATGTATATCAAGAGTGTCCGATAGTTGTTAGAGATAGAAATTGTAAGGTTAACTTGCTTCCGATGGAGATGCATGACTTTGATATTAACTTGGGCATGGATTGGTTGAGTGAACATCGTGCCACAATTGATTATCAAGGAAAACGGGTGATCTTTGGAGATGCAGATAAACCAGAATTTGTATACCAAGGATCTCAGCCGATGGGGGAGGTTAAGTTAATTTCTGCTTTAAAGGCGAGTAAATTGTTGTCTAAGGATTGTGATGGCTACCTTGCTTTTTTTAAGGATACATCGAAGGATGAACCTCGTATCGAGGATTATCCGGTTGTGAGAGAGTATGAAGATGTGTTCCTTGATGAGCTACCAGGTTTGCTACCACATATAGAGGTGGAGTTTACTATTGAACTTGTTCCAAGTGCCGAGCCTATTTCCAAGGCGCGTTACCGGATGGCACCACTtgagttgcaagaattgaagtagcagttgcaagagttgttggatagAGGATTTATTAGGCCAAGCGTGTCTCCTTGGGGCGCTCCTGTgctctttgtgaagaagaaggatggttccatgaggttgtgcattgattacaAGGAGTTAAATAAGGTGACTTTTAGAAACATGTATCCTTTGCCACacattgatgacttgtttgatcagttacaaGGGGAGAAGTACTTTttgaagatagatttgagatctggTTACCATCAGTTACGAGTAAGAGAAGAGGATATTCCgaagactgcatttcgcactcgttatggtcattatgagtttctcgtgatgtcctttgggttgacgaatgcaccagcggtatttatggatttgatgaatcgggtctttcatgATTATCTGGATAAATTTGTGGTGGTCTTCattgatgatatcttgatatactctaggagcAGAGAGGAGCATGAGGAGCATTTACGTACTGTACTTGAAATTATAATAGAGAAGAAGTTGTTTGTGAAATTTTCCAAGTACGAGttctggttggaggaagtggcattctTAGGGCATATTGTGTATGGTAGGGGCATTGAGTTGGATCCTGTGAAAGTCGAGGCTATTACTAATTGGCCCAGACCTAGCAATATGACggaggtgaggagtttcttgggtttAGCAGGTTACTATAGGCACTTTGTGGAGGGTTTCTCTTCCATAGCTTTGCCGTTGACTCAACTAATGAGGAAAGGCGTTAAGTTCGAGTGGAACGATGATCGTGATAAAAGCTTTCAACAGTTGAAGAAGATGTTGGTGTCTGCTCCAATACTTGTGTTACCATCAGGTAGTGGAGGTTTTcaggtttatagtgatgcttctaagagaggacttgggtgtgttcttatgcagcatggGAAAGTGATTTCTTACGCCTCTAGATAGCTCAAACTCTATGAGGTGAActatcctacccatgacttggagttagcagcagtggtctttgctttgaagatctggagacattatctttatgaagagacttgtgacatcttcATTGATCATAAGAGTTTCAAAtacatctttactcagaaggaacttaacatgaggcaactgaggtggcttgaacttcttaaggattatgatgcaaatattcagtaccatccagggaaggcgaatgtagtggtGGACGCTCTTAGTGGGAAGAACTTGGGgagtgttgcatctctcattacCCAGTCGcaccttatttcagatttggagcgATTGAGGGTTGCGTTGTATGTTAGAGGGTCAGGAGGTAGCATTACAAGTTTGAAAGTGGAACCAAATCTTGTTTCAAGAATTAAGGAAGCTCAGAAGAATGATACTGGTTTGGAAGCTATAATATATGAGGTGGCAGGTGGCAAGCAAAAACATTTTCGTGTTGATGATGAGGGTGTGATATGGTTGGGTAGTAAATTGTGTGTTCCCGCAGACTCGACAATTCGTGAGGAAATAttgaaggaggctcatagttcttcattttctattcatccaggttccattaagatgtatagggatttgaagaagCACTTTTGGCGGAGTGGAATGAAAGGAGACATAGCTGAATTTGTGGGGaaatgtcttacatgtcaacaagtgaagataaaccatcagaggcctagtggacTATTGCAGCAGCTAGATATTCCAGTTTGGAAGTGGTATGGATTTTGTGACTCACTTGCCGAGGACTTTCAAAAAGAATGATGTCATATGGGTAGTGGTTGATAGACTTACTAAGTCCGCTCACTTCTTACCTATTAGAGAGACTACTCATGTTCATGAGTTAGCAGAGATTTTTCAGCGTGATATTATCATACTTCATGGTGTGCCCGTGTCGATAGTTTTTGACAGAGATACGAGGTTTATATCGCATTTTTGGAAGGGGTTTCAGCAAGCTTGGGGTACGAGGCTTAATTtcagtacagcttatcatccacagaTCGATGGACAGTCAGAGAGGACGATTCATACATtggaggatatgttgagggcttgcgcgttagagtggacaggtgattgggataaatatttgtatcttgttgagtttgcgtacaataatagttggcacgcgagtattggtatgccaccatttgaggctttatatggtaggaggtgtagggcaccatcttgttgggatgaggttAGTGAGAGAGTCATCGAAGGGCCAGAGTTGGTTAAATCACTAATGAGAAGGTggagaaagttaaagaaagtttAAAGGAAGCTCGATCTCGTCAAAAGAGTTATGCGGATCAACATCGGAAGTTTGGTGGATTTGagccaggtgatcatgtgttcttgAAGGTGTCTCCTTGTAAGGATGTGAAGCGTTTTGGTATAAAGGGGAAGCTTAGTATGAGGTATGTTGGATCTTTTGATGTTATGGAGAAAGTGGGGGAAGTGTCTTATAGAATTGCGTTGCCGCCACAACTATCTCATGtacataatgtgtttcatgtgtcggTTTTGAGGGGCTACAAATATCATCCACTACACGTAGTTCATTATCCATTGCATAAGATTAGAGAGGACCTTTCGTGcaaggaagaagctgaggctatcttagctcgagaTGAGTGAGTTTTGAGTAAGAACACTGTTCCGTTTgtgaaagttttgtggaaaaatcattcggagagagaggctacttgggaattagaagaatctattcGTGAGAAATATCCGTATTTATTCGATTTAGGTACAAGTATTTATTTTCGTTTGATTccggggacagaatcttttttaaggggatatatatgtaatatacgtgaatttaataataataataataataagattgAGATTGAGATTGagattaaaattaaaataagtgattttaatatttactaattagaaaagaaaaagaaCTTGTTTAGTTGTTTATTAAAATTCTAATTATATAAGGCATAGGATATTTAGTACACTATATATTAATCCAATCGCTTATAGTTTGAGTATCCGAGACTAATAACAAAACCCTAAAGCAGCCGCATGGGAGAGAGAACGTTGGGTTAAGAAAAACAGAGGAACATATTGTCAATTTGAGCTGTCTAACAGGTTTGGTTTTCTAGTACGTTGTATACTATTTAAGTATCATTATCATATGGTTGTGGTTTAAATATTGTTTTGTTTGTGACACATGTATGCTTACTTGCTACcctataatattttatattcatattttATGTTCTTATGGTGTAACAAGTACACGTTATTAGTCGTTGCTATATATAGGTTTTAACTCTGTTAATTGAAAATTACACAGGACCTAGTAAACTATCTATACCAATATTTTAGTAGTTTAAGTGGTTGAATGTCATGTGCGTTTTCTTTCTTTTACAGAAGATACATCCCTGATTACGTATATCAAGGTCAAACCAATTTTAAGTTCTAATGtcattatatataatattattttattagaTGCCTTACTTAATGACAAATGTGAATGAGCTCTTATGTTATTAGTTAATACTGGTGTTAGCATGTAGTACAGAGAACAAGTCAGCACATTCATTTGTGTTGAATGCTAATAATATTGTTACTTGTTAGAATATTACTTAATATTTAATTgtgtaaatattaatttattttaattgtgGTCGAATATGTATTGTAATAATATTTAGAGATTATTGTTGATAGTTTAAGTTTTTCCATTCGGTGCCATGTTATGTCAGGGAGTTTTTAATGTATAACAATTGATTAAAGCTATGTCTTATGTTAAGAATAAATGTAAGCTTTATCAACTTTAGATTTGTATTCATAAATTAATAACATAGACTTTATAGACATAGGCAGGTTGTTTTTTTCATGCTATGCTATTTGGTctttgttgtgtatatgttgtgtacttgatgatttcattaacaaaacaccttggtagattttacttagtgaaaaatgtagcactcgacggataaggattatagtccctacggatgactcaatatagtcccgacggatgatgatttattatccatcgagtgagtagcttatgtaacaataagtctgtagcacatttctgcatacacattatttagattctgtaagtagtactcaagtcatgttgactttagctagatatgcagaataggttgattaattgtacatagatgatgtcttgtaatcctgcataaataaaatgaagtcaagtgccagattgttacccgacggatgaacaacaatgacattcgacggatgatcaacaagacaactcgacggatgatcatgaactcgacggataatcatgaacccgacggataaagaattcaaacatctgttgacagtgacaaaaTAGTCACATACgttgagtgtatgcaaatggaatgtggaagcctattcaactgggttttagagaacaaagaagcattgtcatttccatgctattatgaagatattcaaagatgctggaatagagtaatgaagcagcatagtattagacttgatagtttttgttttattatcttgtcttattacattgtaatcttggtgatatataaaccaagaagcagtaAATAGAATAcctaactaagcaaccaagagagaaacattttgTAAGGTGTATTATcagtatttctctgtattcttagttgttaaacatttgtaagcagctgtgagctttttgctacacagagttctctcgatatatattatatatctctggtggatacattcaaatccaccagaaagtttttaaagacttgtgtttttaattacttgtgttttgatttatttcaagttattattccgcactctgcaaattaattcacactgatatatatatatatatttaagttagaacaattttatttgtgaaaaagtttcaagaatttcattcaaccccccttctgtaattcttgttgcattgttaagggactaacaattggtatcagagcaaactcttgataaacaaagagtgtaaagatcaacaaaacagcaagatgaacaataaggatgttggagtcaagattctttttctggataaagataattaccatcactggaaggtaaaaatgcatcttaatttactttctcaagatgaggcctatgtagattgcatagaaagaggtcctcatgtaccaatgagagctacaactggaaatgcgccatatgtccccaagccaaggcatgaatggtctgatcatgatattgaacaagtcaggaaagataaaaaggccatgaatatcctgttcaatggagttgatggtgatatgtttgacaacatcatcaattataaaattgccaaggatgtttgggacactatacagattatctgtgatggcattgagcaagttagagaaaacaagatgcagctactgattcagcaatatgagcattttcatagtaaagaaagtgagtctctcactgacatctttagtaggtttcaaaaactactaaatgctttgaagctgcatggaagggtctatcagacaaaagactccaatctgaaattccttagatctcttccaaatgaatggaaaccaatgaaagtctcattaagaaactctcaagattataaggagtttactttggagagactgtatggcatcctgaagacttatgagcttgaaatagagcaagatgagaggatggagagaggaaagaagaaaggaggatccattgcactagttgctgagttagaaaaagagaaggagatgaagatggaagctgttgaatcaacttcaaaggtctgtgaaaacaagggcaaggggctggtagctgaaaatgaagattctttgagccaagatgacatagaggatattgatgaacatctagcatttcttttcagaacattttccaagctcaagttcaagaagaactttggagcaaccaagccaaatagaaacatggtggataaatctaaattcaaatgtttcaaatgtggattggcagggcactttgccagtgagtgtagaaagtcagattccaacaaaaagaagttttaGCTTGTGGATTacaaacagaaatactttgagttgctcaaataaaaggaaagggctttcaatacacaagaaaatgactgggctgcagatggtctggatgaagatgaagatgtcagctatgtcaatctagccctaatggccaagtccgatgaaatagagacaagttcttcaagtaatcaggtaattactacaaaccttgcacatttatctaaagctgagtgtaatgatgctataaatgacatgtctacagagttatatcatttgcgtgttacacttaagtctcttactaaataaaaaatgctaaaatcaaagaaaataatttgtttttaagtgagaggaataatgtgctagatcTCAGCTCAttgattttaaaaaattaagaattgagtgtaagattgccaaggaggaattaaccgagtccttgaagaaagaagaaattttgaagaagcagcttgaacgtgaacaagaagtgattaaggcatggaaaacatatagagatgttcatgctcaaatcaccaaagttcaaggaatcgagtccttttgtgatgcatcctggaagaagaacaaggagaagctagatctaaatttggtggaaggagtactaacagatgtagactcgacggatgatgagggtcatccgtcggataacaaaaagggttatccgtcgagtgatgtaaatcctcatccatcgactgtgagcaagcctatcagtatAAACCAAACTTTTTAaattaaatgaaaagtatggatcagtttccaagaattttgttacaggagaatcgagtcaagttaaggaagggaaaaaggctaatgttggtcatatgactgtcaaacaattgagtgacagacttgaagagattgaggttaaaatagaggctaaaaagaagaatattagaaatggtaaagtagggattaacaaacacaataactacacacctgataaatatgctccaagaaaaatttgtgtcaagtgtggtagtgtaaatcatttgtctgttaattgcaaatctgccatgcctacttccatatttgtgccacctcactttcccaacatgaatgccatgcttcctatgcctataaatgctatgtctacacagaatatgaatgcacagtttgctaatatg
It contains:
- the LOC141719648 gene encoding uncharacterized protein LOC141719648, whose amino-acid sequence is MGNSIIIFDVYQECPIVVRDRNCKVNLLPMEMHDFDINLGMDWLSEHRATIDYQGKRVIFGDADKPEFVYQGSQPMGEVKLISALKASKLLSKDCDGYLAFFKDTSKDEPRIEDYPVVREYEDVFLDELPGLLPHIEVEFTIELVPSAEPISKARYRMAPLELQELK
- the LOC141719649 gene encoding uncharacterized protein LOC141719649 — encoded protein: MDLMNRVFHDYLDKFVVVFIDDILIYSRSREEHEEHLRTVLEIIIEKKLFVKFSKYEFWLEEVAFLGHIVYGRGIELDPVKVEAITNWPRPSNMTEVRSFLGLAGYYRHFVEGFSSIALPLTQLMRKGVKFEWNDDRDKSFQQLKKMLVSAPILVLPSGKANVVVDALSGKNLGSVASLITQSHLISDLERLRVALYVRGSGGSITSLKVEPNLVSRIKEAQKNDTGLEAIIYEVAGGKQKHFRVDDEGVIWLGSKLCVPADSTIREEILKEVEKVKESLKEARSRQKSYADQHRKFGGFEPGDHVFLKVSPCKDVKRFGIKGKLSMRYVGSFDVMEKVGEVSYRIALPPQLSHVHNVFHVSVLRGYKYHPLHVVHYPLHKIREDLSCKEEAEAILARDE